A single window of Vigna radiata var. radiata cultivar VC1973A chromosome 4, Vradiata_ver6, whole genome shotgun sequence DNA harbors:
- the LOC106758465 gene encoding expansin-A23-like translates to MVMALSNCLVLLVLLMALSVPAFSYDSAWRSAHATFYGDMQGGETMQGACGYGDLFQQGYGLETAALSTALFNNGLSCGACFEIKCVDDPQWCIQNAGSIKVTATNFCPPNYSPPNLDHWCNPPQEHFDLSMKMFTSIAAYKAGIIPVMYRRVACSKSGGVKFQTAGNPYWLLVLVYNVGNAGDVSEVSIKGSNGEWKSMSRVWGQNWLTGENLVGRSLSFKVITSDGKALEFDEVAPSGWQFGQSYEANTNF, encoded by the exons ATGGTGATGGCTTTGTCTAACTGTTTGGTTCTTTTGGTTCTTTTAATGGCTCTCTCTGTACCAGCTTTCTCATATGACAGTGCATGGCGTAGTGCCCATGCAACTTTCTACGGTGACATGCAAGGTGGAGAAACCATGC AGGGAGCTTGTGGTTATGGTGATCTGTTCCAGCAAGGTTACGGGCTTGAAACCGCAGCCCTAAGCACGGCACTGTTCAACAATGGCCTGAGTTGTGGTGCATGCTTTGAGATCAAGTGCGTGGACGACCCTCAATGGTGCATTCAGAATGCAGGTTCAATCAAAGTTACTGCAACAAATTTCTGCCCCCCGAATTACTCGCCACCGAATTTAGACCACTGGTGCAATCCTCCGCAGGAACACTTCGACTTGTCGATGAAAATGTTCACCAGCATTGCTGCATACAAAGCTGGGATCATCCCAGTGATGTATCGTAGAGTGGCATGCAGCAAAAGTGGGGGTGTGAAGTTCCAAACAGCAGGCAACCCTTATTGGCTTTTGGTTTTGGTGTACAACGTTGGCAATGCCGGTGATGTTTCTGAGGTTAGCATCAAAGGATCTAATGGTGAGTGGAAATCCATGTCTAGGGTTTGGGGACAGAATTGGTTGACCGGAGAGAACTTGGTGGGGCGATCCTTGTCCTTTAAGGTGATTACCAGTGATGGAAAAGCGTTGGAGTTCGACGAGGTTGCACCTTCCGGTTGGCAATTTGGACAGAGCTACGAGGCCAACACTAATTTTTAG
- the LOC106759369 gene encoding UDP-glucose 6-dehydrogenase 1 yields the protein MVKICCIGAGYVGGPTMAVIALKCPSIEVAVVDISKSRIAAWNSDQLPIYEPGLDGVVNQCRGKNLFFSTDVEKHVSEADIVFVSVNTPTKTQGLGAGKAADLTYWESAARMIADVSKSDKIVVEKSTVPVKTAEAIEKILTHNSKGIKFQILSNPEFLAEGTAIQDLFKPDRVLIGGRETPEGQKAIQALKDVYSQWVPEERILTTNLWSAELSKLAANAFLAQRISSVNAMSALCEATGANVQQVSYSVGTDSRIGPKFLNASVGFGGSCFQKDILNLVYICECNGLPEVAEYWKQVIKINDYQKSRFVNRVVSSMFNTVSNKKIAILGFAFKKDTGDTRETPAIDVCQGLLGDKANLSIYDPQVTEDQIQRDLSMNKFDWDHPIHLQPTSPTTVKKVSVVWDAYEATKDAHGLCILTEWDEFKTLDYQKIFDNMQKPAFVFDGRNVVDADKLREIGFIVYSIGKPLDPWLKDMPAVA from the coding sequence ATGGTGAAGATTTGCTGCATTGGCGCTGGTTATGTGGGGGGTCCTACAATGGCAGTCATTGCACTTAAGTGCCCATCCATCGAAGTGGCTGTTGTGGATATCTCTAAATCCCGCATTGCAGCCTGGAACAGTGACCAGCTTCCTATCTATGAACCTGGTCTTGATGGTGTTGTGAATCAATGCCGTGGCAAGAACCTCTTCTTCAGCACTGATGTTGAAAAGCATGTCTCCGAGGCTGACATAGTGTTTGTCTCTGTCAACACCCCAACTAAAACTCAGGGTCTTGGAGCTGGCAAAGCAGCAGATTTGACATACTGGGAGAGCGCAGCTCGCATGATTGCTGATGTCTCAAAGTCTGACAAGATTGTGGTAGAGAAATCCACAGTCCCAGTCAAAACTGCTGAGGCCATAGAGAAGATTCTAACCCACAACAGCAAGGGAATCAAATTCCAGATTCTATCAAACCCAGAATTCCTTGCCGAGGGAACCGCAATCCAGGATCTCTTTAAACCAGACCGTGTTCTGATTGGAGGCAGGGAGACCCCAGAGGGCCAAAAAGCTATTCAAGCTCTGAAGGATGTTTATTCTCAATGGGTCCCCGAAGAAAGAATACTCACCACAAATCTCTGGTCAGCAGAACTGTCTAAGCTTGCTGCCAATGCTTTCTTGGCCCAAAGGATTTCATCTGTTAATGCCATGTCAGCGCTTTGTGAGGCTACGGGGGCAAATGTTCAACAGGTGTCCTATTCTGTTGGTACGGACTCAAGGATTGGACCCAAGTTCCTCAATGCTAGTGTTGGTTTTGGTGGATCATGCTTCCAGAAGGATATCTTGAACCTTGTTTACATCTGTGAGTGCAATGGCCTTCCAGAGGTGGCCGAGTATTGGAAACAAGTTATCAAGATCAATGACTATCAGAAGAGCCGGTTTGTAAACCGTGTAGTTTCATCAATGTTCAACACTGTTTCAAACAAAAAGATTGCTATTCTTGGATTTGCCTTCAAGAAAGACACTGGTGATACGAGGGAGACCCCTGCCATTGATGTATGCCAGGGACTACTTGGGGATAAGGCCAACCTGAGCATATATGATCCACAAGTAACTGAGGACCAAATCCAGAGGGATCTATCAATGAACAAGTTTGATTGGGATCATCCGATCCACCTGCAGCCCACAAGTCCCACTACTGTGAAGAAAGTCAGTGTGGTTTGGGATGCCTATGAAGCAACAAAGGATGCCCATGGTCTCTGCATTCTAACCGAGTGGGATGAGTTCAAGACTCTTGATTACCAGAAGATATTTGACAACATGCAAAAACCAGCATTTGTTTTTGATGGCAGAAAC